A window of Candidatus Methylacidiphilales bacterium genomic DNA:
TGCGAGCGAGCCCGAGGCGAAAGGAGTTCGCCCAAAAAGGGCTCAACGGCAAGGAGTTCCAGCCCGTTCTTCCAAGACACGCCAAGCTTGTTGTCTTTCAGAAACAGGTTCGAACCATGTTTTTGGAGAAAATCCCGCTTCTCCTCATTTTTATCCTCAATCGCCCGTAGACCCGCTTGTTTACTGGCTTCCAGCGTCTGTCTGGCAGGTTCGAACCAAAAATCCCCCTTGGCCCCTTCCAGGGCCTTCAAACGCACCTTGTAGTCGTTCTTCTCCTCAAGGAGTTTGGCTTTATGTTCCCGGTATTCATCCAAGGAAAGAACGTTGTCCAAGTATGCGGACATGAGCTTCTCAAGCTTTTGGTCGCATGAAGCAGAAGCTTCGATCAAGCGTTGCTTCGAGGATGAAGCGGCAGCCATGCTCTCAGTTTCCATCCGATCCAATTCTTCGCAAAGCCACTTGTGCACGGCTTCAGGCAAGGCAACCTGTCGCAACGTGTGGTCGACTTCGGAGGTTAACGATTCTTCCCGAATACACCGCTGCGCACAGGGTTGCTTCATCCGCTTGGTGCAGTGATAAAAGACGTAGTGGTGGCGATTGCCGTTCTTTTGATGCTTCCACTTTTCCTCGGCGGTAATGAGGCCACCACATTCGCCACACTGAAACAAACCACGGTATGCAAAGTATTTCTTTTTAACCCGTGTGGCTTTGCTTTTGCGCTTCATCCGCCCTTGGACAATATCGAAAAGCTCTTTGGTAATGATCGGTTCATGCGCACCCTCGTAGAGTTCCCCGGTGTATCGGATGAGGCCGTAATAGATGGGGTTGCGGAGGATATACTGCATGTTTGCCTGATTGAGTTTCAATCCTCTGCGACCAATGAGGCCAAGGGCATCCATGGTATGGCTCAAGCTTTCGAGTGAATACTTGCCCGTGGCATAGAGTTCAAACATCTCACGGATAAAAGGCCCCCGAACAGGGTCAATGACCAGACCACGA
This region includes:
- a CDS encoding recombinase family protein, with amino-acid sequence MKTNGLRFFIYARKSTDSEDRQVRSIDDQIAELSALTEKDGAKVIKTFIEKQTAKKPGRPIFNDMLARLEAGEADGILAWHPDRLSRNALDGGRIIHMIDQGLIKTLKFCAHHFENTPEGKFMLQIIFGQSKYYVDNLSVNVHRGIRQKLARGMWPQYAPLGYVNDAKTRGLVIDPVRGPFIREMFELYATGKYSLESLSHTMDALGLIGRRGLKLNQANMQYILRNPIYYGLIRYTGELYEGAHEPIITKELFDIVQGRMKRKSKATRVKKKYFAYRGLFQCGECGGLITAEEKWKHQKNGNRHHYVFYHCTKRMKQPCAQRCIREESLTSEVDHTLRQVALPEAVHKWLCEELDRMETESMAAASSSKQRLIEASASCDQKLEKLMSAYLDNVLSLDEYREHKAKLLEEKNDYKVRLKALEGAKGDFWFEPARQTLEASKQAGLRAIEDKNEEKRDFLQKHGSNLFLKDNKLGVSWKNGLELLAVEPFLGELLSPRARSHSPSRFSEHEIHLMRGA